A stretch of the Candidatus Kapaibacterium sp. genome encodes the following:
- the ctaD gene encoding cytochrome c oxidase subunit I: MSDSTVNTSGDYVNFYQYKGKHSGILGWLLSVDHKRIGLLYLGSMVLFFLVGMTLGFFMRLEMWNPGQDVMGPQTYNALFTLHGIIMIFLVIIPGIPAGFGNFFLPIQIGAEDVSFPRLNLFSWYLYTIGGLLAVASLFLSGGPIDTGWTFYAPYSLRTGTEVIMPLMAAFILGFSSILTGVNFVTTVHRLRAPGMTFFKMPLFIWSLYSTAWIQIIGTPIIGITILLVVVERMFGVGLFDPAMGGDPILFQHLFWIYSHPAVYIMILPAMGVVSEIIPTFARKTIFGYGAIAVSSIAIAFVGTLVWGHHMFTSGMSDESRWVYSFLTFIVALPSGVKIFNWVATMYKGSIKAETPFLYVMAFIFLFSIGGLTGLVLGSLATDVHLHDTYFVVAHFHYVMFGGTIFIFFAALHYWFPKMFGKMYNTKIANIALAIMVVGFNMLYFTFFILGYLGMPRRYYDYLPEFQGMHQFATVGSWVLIAGILLMFINLFLGLKNGKKSGNNPWGGMTLEWTVPSPPPLLNFKKIPTVKYGPYEYEHYDEVTKNVN; the protein is encoded by the coding sequence ATGTCTGATTCGACAGTAAACACCAGTGGTGATTATGTGAATTTTTATCAGTACAAAGGGAAGCATTCCGGTATTTTGGGTTGGTTGCTTTCCGTTGACCACAAAAGAATTGGTCTATTGTATCTTGGTTCGATGGTTTTATTTTTCCTTGTCGGCATGACGCTTGGTTTCTTCATGCGACTTGAAATGTGGAATCCCGGGCAAGACGTTATGGGACCGCAAACATATAATGCTCTGTTTACATTGCATGGCATTATAATGATATTTTTGGTAATTATCCCCGGTATTCCTGCCGGATTTGGAAACTTTTTTCTCCCGATTCAGATTGGGGCAGAGGACGTGTCATTTCCGCGTCTGAATCTATTTTCGTGGTATCTCTACACAATCGGCGGATTATTGGCAGTTGCTTCACTATTTTTGAGTGGCGGACCTATTGATACAGGTTGGACTTTTTACGCACCATATAGTTTGCGAACCGGAACAGAAGTAATTATGCCGCTAATGGCTGCATTTATTCTGGGATTCTCGTCAATTTTAACAGGTGTGAACTTTGTAACTACTGTGCATAGATTGAGAGCTCCCGGTATGACTTTCTTCAAAATGCCACTTTTTATTTGGTCTTTGTATTCAACTGCTTGGATTCAAATTATCGGAACTCCGATTATCGGTATTACAATTTTATTGGTTGTTGTAGAAAGAATGTTCGGTGTTGGATTGTTCGACCCTGCTATGGGCGGTGACCCGATTTTGTTTCAGCACTTATTCTGGATTTATTCCCACCCGGCTGTATATATTATGATTTTGCCGGCGATGGGTGTAGTATCTGAAATTATTCCTACATTTGCTCGAAAAACAATATTCGGCTATGGTGCAATCGCTGTATCGTCTATTGCCATTGCATTTGTCGGTACTTTAGTATGGGGACATCATATGTTCACATCGGGTATGAGCGACGAATCGCGGTGGGTTTATTCATTCCTGACATTCATTGTGGCATTGCCTTCGGGCGTTAAAATTTTCAATTGGGTCGCTACTATGTACAAAGGCTCGATTAAGGCAGAAACACCATTTCTATATGTGATGGCATTCATTTTCTTATTTTCAATTGGTGGTCTGACCGGATTAGTACTCGGTTCATTAGCTACAGATGTCCATTTGCATGATACATATTTTGTTGTTGCCCATTTCCATTACGTTATGTTTGGCGGAACGATATTTATTTTCTTTGCAGCTTTGCATTATTGGTTCCCGAAAATGTTTGGCAAAATGTATAATACTAAAATCGCCAATATTGCACTTGCAATAATGGTGGTTGGATTCAATATGTTATATTTTACGTTTTTCATACTCGGATATTTAGGAATGCCTCGAAGGTATTATGACTATTTGCCCGAATTTCAAGGAATGCACCAGTTTGCGACAGTTGGTTCGTGGGTGCTGATAGCAGGTATTTTACTCATGTTTATCAATTTGTTCCTTGGACTGAAAAACGGCAAGAAATCCGGAAATAATCCCTGGGGTGGAATGACTTTGGAATGGACAGTACCTTCGCCACCTCCATTATTGAATTTTAAGAAAATCCCAACTGTGAAATATGGTCCTTACGAATACGAACATTATGATGAGGTAACTAAGAATGTCAACTAA
- a CDS encoding SCO family protein — protein MKYFLAFLIAVLPLSLTSAVEDKIEVGIEHEKKLDTYLPLDLEFVDSEGYKRTLKDLIDKPVVLSLVYYHCPGICSPLLNSLGEVIDKSAIEPGKDYKVLTISFDPRENHEDAKKWKANYIAGMTRPISPDDWIFMAGDSTNIAKITDAVGFRYIPDGEDDFVHAGALIMIAPDGKITRYLLGTDYSPFDFKLAVIEASKGISAPPISKMLAYCFSYDPEGRTYVFNFNKVAGTVIFLGVGIFFVVLLVKGRTKKVSKGEENV, from the coding sequence ATGAAATATTTTTTAGCATTTTTAATAGCTGTATTGCCTTTGAGCTTGACTTCTGCAGTAGAAGACAAAATCGAAGTCGGTATAGAGCATGAAAAGAAACTCGACACTTATCTACCATTGGATTTGGAGTTTGTTGATTCGGAAGGATACAAGCGAACTTTGAAAGATTTGATAGACAAACCGGTAGTTCTATCATTAGTTTATTATCATTGCCCGGGGATTTGCAGTCCTTTGCTCAATAGTCTCGGCGAAGTCATTGACAAATCGGCTATTGAACCCGGCAAAGATTACAAAGTATTGACAATTAGTTTCGACCCGCGTGAAAATCACGAGGACGCCAAAAAATGGAAAGCGAATTATATAGCAGGTATGACTCGTCCGATTTCACCGGATGATTGGATTTTTATGGCAGGAGACAGCACTAATATTGCAAAAATCACCGATGCAGTCGGTTTCAGATATATACCTGACGGCGAAGACGATTTCGTTCATGCCGGTGCATTGATAATGATTGCACCTGATGGCAAAATTACACGATATTTATTGGGTACTGACTATTCGCCTTTTGATTTTAAATTAGCTGTTATCGAAGCATCAAAGGGCATATCAGCCCCACCGATTTCTAAGATGCTTGCATATTGCTTCAGCTATGACCCTGAGGGCAGGACTTATGTTTTCAATTTTAACAAGGTTGCCGGTACTGTGATTTTTCTTGGGGTAGGTATTTTCTTCGTGGTTTTATTAGTAAAAGGAAGAACAAAAAAAGTAAGTAAAGGAGAAGAGAATGTCTGA
- a CDS encoding cytochrome c: MENKFRPEDEINYKDFLKNPLRLFAIVYPYLIMLIIVVGMYWVFNLDHAFLNTQQKQLLARDTVAPEIAIQKGAMMEGVNVKEISVPNAEMIAKGAELYKANCSSCHGNEGKGDGIAGAGLNPKPRNLVDLQGWKNGAKLSQMWKTLEEGIPGTGMVSYNYLTVMDRFALIHYMHSLMTDFPKDSDSDLETLDLTYSLSEGKVTSNQISVSMAMTKMNEEYSNNKTKIEQLTNELNTVEGDMATLLDKVISNKEKASTTLVNGKNWQSGTGAFIKEISSTINDNGFRPTTLRLTKDELTTLHSFLLNARNRLNLQSQS; this comes from the coding sequence ATGGAAAATAAATTCAGACCCGAAGATGAGATAAATTACAAGGATTTCTTGAAAAATCCTTTAAGATTGTTTGCTATTGTTTATCCTTATTTAATTATGCTGATTATTGTCGTCGGAATGTATTGGGTATTCAATCTTGACCATGCTTTCTTAAATACTCAACAAAAACAACTGCTTGCTCGCGATACTGTTGCACCTGAAATTGCGATTCAAAAAGGTGCGATGATGGAAGGCGTAAATGTTAAGGAAATCAGTGTTCCCAATGCCGAAATGATTGCCAAAGGAGCCGAATTATACAAAGCAAATTGCTCGTCGTGTCATGGAAATGAAGGCAAAGGCGATGGAATTGCGGGTGCAGGATTGAATCCAAAACCTCGTAACTTAGTTGATTTGCAAGGATGGAAAAATGGTGCTAAACTATCGCAAATGTGGAAGACTTTGGAAGAAGGAATCCCCGGTACAGGAATGGTATCGTATAATTATTTGACGGTTATGGATAGGTTTGCTCTAATTCATTATATGCACTCCTTGATGACTGATTTTCCTAAGGATTCCGATTCAGATTTGGAAACTTTAGATTTGACTTATTCTCTTTCCGAAGGCAAAGTTACATCAAACCAAATTTCGGTTTCGATGGCTATGACCAAAATGAACGAGGAATATAGTAACAATAAGACTAAAATTGAACAATTGACTAACGAATTGAATACTGTTGAAGGCGATATGGCTACTTTATTAGATAAAGTAATAAGCAATAAGGAAAAAGCATCAACTACACTTGTTAATGGCAAAAATTGGCAAAGTGGAACCGGTGCATTTATCAAAGAAATTAGCTCTACAATTAACGACAATGGTTTCAGACCAACGACATTGAGACTGACTAAAGACGAACTTACAACATTGCATTCATTCTTATTAAACGCCCGTAACAGGCTTAATCTACAGTCACAATCATGA